From Salvelinus sp. IW2-2015 linkage group LG18, ASM291031v2, whole genome shotgun sequence, a single genomic window includes:
- the LOC111977414 gene encoding WD repeat-containing protein 38 isoform X2 gives MDNGNFLQTLRDSSSILSSLPVTALRFTLSSQSRCLLLATYASGIVRSWYVWGGECLWGVRDVGETGGGEGGGGQRQTLSLSVSPSGEKAATGGSDSAIHLYDLSTHQRLMTCKASSTRTVMDGHCFRVFAVTFHPEMEREFISGGWDNTIQFWDTRQQHSVRMLSGPHVCGDTLQIDPAVNHILSGSWRKDNALEIWDYVSGQKVTEVPHDYQGESKIYTCHWLGQDHIVAAGSQSNMLRVINRWTMTTESRLLGLSSAVFGSSVCLAGSGQA, from the exons ATGGACAATGGGAATTTTCTACARACACTAAGGGACAGCAGCAGCATTCTGTCCTCTCTACCAGTTACTGCACTACGATTCACTCTGAGCTCCCAGTCACGTTGTCTCCTGCTGGCTACCT ATGCCAGCGGCATTGTGAGGAGCTGGTACGTGTGGGGAGGAGAGTGTTTGTGGGGGGTGAGAGACGTGGGGGAGactggaggtggagagggaggaggtggacagagacagaccctctctctctccgtctctccctctggAGAGAAAGCAGCCACAGGGGGGTCCGACTCAGCCATTCATCTGTATGACCTCTCCACTCACCAGAGACTGATGACCTGCAAGGCCAG CTCCACAAGAACAGTTATGGATGGACATTGTTTTCGGGTTTTCGCAGTGACTTTTCacccagagatggagagagaattcATCTCTGGGGGTTGGGACAACACCATACAG TTTTGGGATACCAGACAGCAGCACTCTGTCAG GATGCTTTCGGGTCCTCACGTGTGTGGTGACACGCTTCAGATCGACCCAGCTGTCAATCACATCCTGTCTGGMTCCTGGAGGAAGGACAACGCACTGGAG atcTGGGATTATGTCTCAGGTCAGAAAGTGACTGAAGTGCCACATGACTACCAAGGAGAGAGCAAA ATCTacacatgccattggcttggccAGGATCATATCGTGGCMGCTGGGAGCCAATCAAATATGCTGAGAGTCATCAACCGGTGGACTATGACG ACTGAGTCCAGGTTGCTGGGCCTTTCCTCGGCCGTGTTCGGCTCGTCCGTGTGTCTGGCGGGAAGTGGACAGGCCTGA
- the LOC111977414 gene encoding WD repeat-containing protein 38 isoform X1, with protein MDNGNFLQTLRDSSSILSSLPVTALRFTLSSQSRCLLLATYASGIVRSWYVWGGECLWGVRDVGETGGGEGGGGQRQTLSLSVSPSGEKAATGGSDSAIHLYDLSTHQRLMTCKASSTRTVMDGHCFRVFAVTFHPEMEREFISGGWDNTIQFWDTRQQHSVRMLSGPHVCGDTLQIDPAVNHILSGSWRKDNALEIWDYVSGQKVTEVPHDYQGESKIYTCHWLGQDHIVAAGSQSNMLRVINRWTMTSSFQDIGMMRFALYDAFCIIMMMWPVTLLNVITSRSFTIVLI; from the exons ATGGACAATGGGAATTTTCTACARACACTAAGGGACAGCAGCAGCATTCTGTCCTCTCTACCAGTTACTGCACTACGATTCACTCTGAGCTCCCAGTCACGTTGTCTCCTGCTGGCTACCT ATGCCAGCGGCATTGTGAGGAGCTGGTACGTGTGGGGAGGAGAGTGTTTGTGGGGGGTGAGAGACGTGGGGGAGactggaggtggagagggaggaggtggacagagacagaccctctctctctccgtctctccctctggAGAGAAAGCAGCCACAGGGGGGTCCGACTCAGCCATTCATCTGTATGACCTCTCCACTCACCAGAGACTGATGACCTGCAAGGCCAG CTCCACAAGAACAGTTATGGATGGACATTGTTTTCGGGTTTTCGCAGTGACTTTTCacccagagatggagagagaattcATCTCTGGGGGTTGGGACAACACCATACAG TTTTGGGATACCAGACAGCAGCACTCTGTCAG GATGCTTTCGGGTCCTCACGTGTGTGGTGACACGCTTCAGATCGACCCAGCTGTCAATCACATCCTGTCTGGMTCCTGGAGGAAGGACAACGCACTGGAG atcTGGGATTATGTCTCAGGTCAGAAAGTGACTGAAGTGCCACATGACTACCAAGGAGAGAGCAAA ATCTacacatgccattggcttggccAGGATCATATCGTGGCMGCTGGGAGCCAATCAAATATGCTGAGAGTCATCAACCGGTGGACTATGACG tcaagttttcaagatattggaatGATGCGTTTTGCATTATATGATGCTttttgcatcatcatgatgatgtggccggtgacactGCTCAATGTAATCACATCAAGGTCCTTCACCATTGTTCTCATCTG A